The nucleotide window TACGAGGCGCTGGCCAAGTACGGCCGCGACCTGGTCGCCGACGCCGCCGCCGGCACCATGGACCCGGTCATCGGACGCGACGGCGAGATCCGCCGGGTGATCCAGATCCTGTCCCGCAAGTCGAAGAACAACCCGGTGCTCATCGGTGAACCGGGCGTCGGCAAGACCGCCATCGTGGAGGGCCTGGCCCAGCGGATCACCAACGGCGACGTGCCCGAGGGACTGCGCGACAAGGTGGTGTTCGCCCTGGACATGAGTTCCCTGGTGGCCGGCGCGAAGTACCGCGGCGAGTTCGAGGAACGGCTCAAGGCCGTGCTGTCCGAGGTGAAGGCCGCCGAGGGACGGATCCTGTTGTTCATCGACGAGCTGCACACGATCGTCGGCGCCGGGGGCGGCTCCGAGGGTGCGATGGACGCCGGGAACATGCTCAAGCCGATGCTCGCCCGCGGCGAACTGCACATGATCGGCGCGACGACGCTGGACGAGTACCGCAAGCACATCGAGAAGGACGCGGCGCTGGAGCGGCGCTTCCAGCCGGTGCTCGTCGAGGAGCCGACCGAGGAGGACGCCGTCTCGATCCTGCGCGGTCTGCGGGAACGGCTGGAAGTCTTCCACGGCGTGAAGATCCAGGACGCGGCTCTGGTCGCCGCGGTGGTTCTCAGCCGCCGGTACATCTCCGACCGGTTCCTTCCGGACAAGGCCATCGACCTGGTCGACGAGGCGTGCGCGATGCTGCGGACGGAGATCGACTCGATGCCGGCGGAACTCGACGAGCTCACCCGGCGGCTGACCCGCCTGGAGATCGAGGAAGCGGCGCTGTCCAAGGAGGAGGATTCCGCGAGCCTGGCCCGACTCGACCAGCTCCGCAAGGAACTCGCCGACCTGCGCGCCGAAGTGGACGCGCTGCGCGCCCAGTGGGACGCCGAACGGCAGGCCCTGAGAAGGGTCCAGGAGCTGCGTCGGGAGATCGAACAGATCCGGCACGAGGCGGAACAGGCGGAACGCAACTACGACCTCAACCGGGCCGCCGAGTTGCGGCACGGCCGGCTACCGGAGCTGGAACGCCGGCTGCAGGCGGAGGAGCAGCGGCTCGCCGCGAAGCAGAGCGGCAAGCGGCTGCTCCGCGAGGTCGTCACCGAGGCCGAGATCGCCGGCATCGTCTCCCGGTGGACCGGCATCCCGGTCAGCCGGCTGACCGAGGGCGAGCGCCAGAAGCTGCTGGGCCTGGACCAGATCCTGCACGAGCGGGTGGTCGGACAGGACGAGGCCGTTCAGCTGGTCACCGACGCGATCATCCGCGCCCGGTCCGGCATCAAGAACCCGCGTCGGCCGATCGGGTCGTTCATCTTCCTCGGCCCCACCGGAGTCGGCAAGACCGAGCTGGCGCGCACGCTGGCCGCGGCGTTGTTCGATACCGAGGACAACATGGTCCGGATCGACATGAGCGAGTACCAGGAACGGCACACCGTGAGCCGGCTAGTCGGGGCGCCGCCCGGATACGTCGGCTACGAAGAGGGCGGGCAGCTCACCGAGGCGGTCCGGCGCAAGCCGTACTCCGTGGTGCTCTTCGACGAGATCGAGAAGGCACACGCGGACGTGTTCAACACGCTGCTGCAAGTGCTCGACGACGGGCGTCTCACCGATGCGCAGGGCCGCACCGTCGACTTCCGCAACACCGTGATCATCATGACCTCGAACATCGGCTCCCAGTACCTGCTCGAGGGCATCTCCGACGCCGGTGAGATCAAGCCCGAGGGCCGCGAGCTGGTCATGGGCGAGCTGCGGCGGCACTTCCGGCCCGAGTTCCTCAACCGCGTCGACGACATCGTGTTGTTCAAGCCGCTCACCCAGCCGGAGATCGAGCGCATCGTCGACCTGATGTTCAACGAGCTGCGCAAGCAGCTGTCGGAGCGGCGGATGACGCTGGAAGTCACCGACGAGGCACAGCGGTTCATCGCCCGCCAGGGTTTCGATCCGGTGTACGGCGCCCGGCCGCTGCGCCGCTTCATCGCCCGCGAGGTGGAGACCCGCATCGGCCGGGCGCTGCTCGCCGGGGACGCCCGGGACGGCGCGGTGATCCGGGTGGATGTGATCGACGGCGAGCTGACGGTCACCTACGAGAACTCGCCGGCGGAATGACGTGAACAGCAAGGTGATCGAGTGCCCGAACTGCGGGCGTAAGAACCGGGTCCCCGCGGCCGCCGAGGGCATCCCGCAATGCGGCAACTGCCACAAGCCGCTGCCCTGGATGGCCGAGGCCGGCGACGACGACTTCGGCGACGTGGCCGAGCGGGCGAACATCCTGGTCCTGGTGGACATGTGGGCGACCTGGTGCGGCCCGTGCCGGCAGGTCAGCCCCGCGCTGGAACAGGTGGCCCGCGACCTGGCCGGCAAGGTCAAGCTGGTCAAGGTCGACGTGGACAAGGCGCCTAAGGTGTCCGAGCGGTTCACGATCCAGGCCGTACCCACGCTGATCCTGATGCGCGGCGGCAAGGTGGTGGCGCGCCGGGCCGGCGCCGCACCCGCTTCGGCCCTGCGCAGCTGGACCGACGAGGTCCTGCGGAGCGCAGCGTGAACCCGAACGAGGAGCGGCTCTCCGAGACACCGGATGTGGCCGGGGCCTATCCCCGCCTGTCCGACGAGCAGATCGAAATGCTGAGCCGGCGCGCCGAGAAGCGGCCGGTCCAGCGCGGTGACGTGCTTGTCGCCGAGGGCCAGCGGGATCGCGACTTCCTCGTCGTGCTGTCCGGCAAGGTCGCGGTGATCGAGGGGTACGGCACCCCGAAAGACCGGATGGTCCGGGTGCACGGCCCGCGCCGATTTCTCGACGAACTCGGCCTGCTCACCGGCCAGCCGTCCTTCGTCTCGATGGTCGCGCAGGAACCGGGCGAGGTTCTCGCGGTGCCCCTGCGCGAGCTGCACGAAGTGGTCCGCGAGGAGCCCGATCTCGGAGACCTGATCCTGCGCAGTTTTCTAGCCCGCCGGGAACTGCTGATCGGCAGCATCACCGGCATCAAGATCGTCGGTTCGCGGTTCAGCCCGGACACCCGCCGCCTGTGCGAACTCGCCGCCCGCAACCGGGTTCCGCATACCTGGATCGACCTGGAGGAAGACCCGGGCGCCGAGAAGCTGTTGCGTCGGCTGTCCATCAGTGCAAATGACACACCGGTGGTGATCTGGCGGGACAGGGTGCTGCGCAACCCCTCGAACGCGGAACTGGCCCAGGTCGCCGGCCTGCGGCGCTCCTGCCAGGACGAGGCCAGGTGCGACGTCGTCGTGGTCGGCGCGGGGCCGGCCGGCCTCGCCGCCGCCGTATACAGCGCTTCCGAAGGACTCTCGACGATCGTCCTCGACGCGGTGGCCACCGGCGGGCAGGCCGGTACATCCTCTCGGATCGAGAACTACCTGGGATTCCCGGCCGGCATCTCGGGCGCCGACCTGGCCGACCGCGCCGTGGTGCAGGCGAAGAAGTTCGGCGCCGACCTCAACGTTCCGGCCGAGGCGGTACGCCTCGAATGGGACGAAAGCGACCAGATCGTGCACCTCGACGACGGGGCACAGCTGCGGAGCCGGACGGTGGTGATCGCCACCGGCGCGCGGTACCGGAAACTCGACGTGCCACGCCTCGCGGAGTTCGAGGGCACCAGCGTGTACTACGCCGCCACCTTCATGGAGGCCGTCTTCTGCGAGCGGCAGCCGGTGTCGATCGTCGGTGGCGGCAACTCGGCCGGCCAGGCCACGGTATTCCTCTCCCAGCACGCCGCGCAGGTACGACTGATCATCCGGCACGACGACCTGAACCGCGACATGTCCCGGTATTTGGTCGACCAGATCGAGCGACGGCCCAACGTCGAAGTGCTGCGCCATACGGAGGTCACCGAGCTGATCGGCGACGACGGCCGGCTGCAGGCGCTCGGCGTGCGCGACACCGGGACCGGTGAGCGGTACGAGGTCCCGACGACGCTGTTGTTCCCCTTCATCGGGGCACAGCCGTGCACCGGCTGGCTGGCATCCAGTGTCGCCCTGGACGAGCGCGGTTACGTCCTGACCGGAGCGCAGGTGCGCACCGACGCACCGCAGCCGGTGATGCTCGAGACCAGCCGCCCCGGCGTCCTCGCAGTGGGTGACGTCCGCAGCGGCTCGATCAAACGGGTCGCCTCCGCGGTCGGCGAGGGGTCCATGGCCGTTCGTCTGATCCATGACCACCTAGCCAGGTTCGGAGATGCTGCGAGCCTGGCGGGAACTCCAGGAACGGAATGAACCGGTCCCAGGCCCGTTCCCAGACCGCGAGGGCTGCCCGGTGCTTCTTGCCGAGTTCGGACTCGGCCAGCTCCAGCAGAGCAGTCTCGGCCGCTTCGGCGTTCGCAGCGGTGTAGACCGGCTTCAGCCCGGCGGCCAGCTTCCCGCACGGTGCTCCGCACCGACGACCTTCTGACCCGCACTTGGGAGCGGCGCACCTGATCCGGCCCCCGATCGGGAGGGGCCTGAGGTTTCCTGGTCTGGCTTAGCTGCTGCCCGTGGGTTGGACCCTGGTCGGCGGCGATCGCGGCCTACGCGGCCTGGGAGAGCTGAACGCGGTCTTCCTGGCGCGCGAGCGGGGCCGCCGCGTCTGCGCAGATTCCTGCGTTACGTCGGCATGCTCGCCGGGCAACCGCTGATCGAGGGCGCGGAGAGCGGTCTGGTCGCCGTGGGGGAGGCGGTGTCCGTAGATGTCGAAAATCGACCTGCGCCCGGACTGCGCCAAGGGCCGCCCCACCCGCGTGCCGGAGAAACCGCTGTAGGTCAGTTAACGGTCACGACCACCTTGCCGAGGGCGCGCCCCTCGCCGACGTCGGCCAGCGCCGCGGGCACCTCGTCGAGGCCGACTGTGCGACCGATGTGGATGGCGAGCTCGCCCGCCGCGCAGAGTTCGGCGACCGGCGCGAAGTGCGCCGGACCCTGCTTGACGGCGAGCACGCCGAGGCGCCGGCCCGTGAGCCGGCCGGCCACGGTGCCGACCGTCAGCACCCGCAGCAGCGCCGAGACGGATCCGCCGACGCACCGGTACCGGCCGCCGCGGGCCAGGGCCCGGCGGTAGGCGAACACGGACCGGTGCGCGACCAGATCGAGGACGAGATCGTACGGCCCGCCGCGGGTGAAGTCCTCGCTCCGGTAGTCGATCACCTCGTCCGCGCCGACTGACCGCATGAAGTCGAGCTTGGCCGCGTTGTCGACGCCGGTCACCCGCGCGCCGAGCCGCCTGGCGAGCTGGATGGCGAACGCGCCCGAGCCCCCGCCGGCACCGTTGATCAGAACCCGGTGCCCGGCCCCGGCGCCGGCGGTGCCCTGCCACGCGATCACGCCCGCCTGCGGGATCGTCGACGCCTCGGCGAACGTCAGCGCCTCGGGCTTGCGGGCCAGCGCCGGCTCCGGGACGATCGCGTACTCGGCGAAGCCGCCCTTGAGCGCGAGGTTGTCGGCGTACACCTCGTCGCCGGGCCGGAACCGGGTGACCTCCGGGCCGACCGCCTCGACCCGCCCGGCGATGTCCGAGCCGAGGATCCGGCGCGCCGGGGTGCGCAGTCCGCCGATGCGCGAGTACAGCGGCGTGCCCCGCAGGGTCTCCCAGTCGCTGAGGTTCACCGAGGTAGCCGCCACCTTCACCAGCACCTGACCGGCCACGGGGGACGGCGTGGGAACCTCCTCCATCCGCAACACGTCCGGCGGCCCGTACCGGTCGTACACGACAGCTCTCATTCGCCCATCCCCAACCTCCGATGAAGTCCTCCCGCGACGGTACGGGGACTGCCGCGGGGGAGAGCGGCAGTCGGGTGCTGCCGGTGCCTGCACCCTGACCTCGGGTTCAACTTGCCGCCACCGGCGCGCTCGCTGCGTACCATCGTCGCCTCGCGGATCTGGTGCAGGCTGGCCAGAATGAGCGTGAAGACGGATCGGGCCTCGCGCATAGACCTAGGTGGAAGGTAACCCGAGGACAGGAGCTCGACGTTATGCTACGGCCCGATCACTCATGGCTGCGGTAGGTCAGGCGGCGGCCGAGACCAACGCCGACACCGACGCCGCGGTGATTCGCGCGTCGCTGGCGGATCCGGACCGGTTCGCGGCCATCTATGACCGGTACGCCGCGATGCTGTACCGGTACGCGTATCAACGGGTGGGTCCGGAGATCGCCGACGACGTGGTGGCGGAGACGTTCCTCGCGGCATTCCGCGGGCGGGCGTCCTACGACCTGGACCGCCAGGACGCCCGGCCGTGGCTCTTCGGCATCGTCACCCGGGAGCTGGCCGCCCATCACCGGCGGGAGCGGGCGCGCTACCGGGCGATGGCCCGCTCGACGCACGAGACGGTGCAGGACGGCCCCGCCGATCAGGTGGCGGCCAGGGTGGTCGCCGACGCGGCGCGGGGTCCGCTGGCCGCCGCGCTGGCCGAGCTGGCGCCGGGCGACCGCGACGTGCTGCTGCTGGTCGCGTGGGGCCAGCTCAGCTACGACGAGGTCGCCGACTCGCTGAACATCCCCCAGGGCACCGTGGGTTCCCGGCTCAGCCGGGCCCGGCGCCGGGTCCGCTCGGCGCTGCGCGGTTTCGATCCGACCATGATCACAGAGGAGAATCATGAAGTCTGACCTGTCCATTCTCGAGGACTTCGGGGCGAGCCTTGCCCCGCCGCAGGACCGGCCGCCGGCCGAGGTGCGCCACCGCGTGATGAACGGCATGCGTGTCCCGGCCCGCCGGCCGCGGCTGCTGCCGTCGATGCGCGGCGTGCGCCTGGCCTGGCGGATCGGCACGCCCGCGGTCGCCGCCGCGGCCCTCGTCGTGGCGCTGGTCGCCGGGCATCTGCCCGACGACAACACGCGTGGCCGGCCGGCGCCGCCCGTCGCGGCGAGGCCGGATGCCGTGCCGCAGGCCCAGCCGGACGCCGGGCAGGTGTTGCTGCTGGCGGCGCGGCACACCGCCGAAACCCCGGCGCTGGACGCCCGGCCGAACCAGTTCCTGTTCATCGACGCCGTCGAGGTCGAGTCGACGGTCGACCTCAACGAGAACCGCGACGGCAAGATCGTTTCCGGCAAGCGCACGGTCTCCGGGCCGCTGCGCACGCGGACCTGGCTGTCGGTGGACGGCACCCGTGACGGGCTGGTCGTGCGGGGATCCGACCGCACCCACCTCGACGGCTGTAAGAACGGGCGGCAGGCGGAGACGATCGACCGGCCGGAGACCACACCCAAGATCGCCTGCACGCCCGAGCCGGCCTACCGGCCTGGCCGCATCCCCACCGACCCGGACCGCCTTTTCGCGTACGTGTACGAGATCGCCCGCGACCAGCCGGCGTGGGTGTCCATCGGCGCGCGGACGGACCGCAAGCCGCGCGGATTCGTGCGGCTCTCCGACGACCAGCGCGCGTTCTCCCAGATCGCCGAGATCCTGTACAAGAACCACTCGCCGGCCGTCCAGGAGGCCGCCTTCCGGGTCGCCGGGCGGATCCCCGGCGTTCAGGTGCGCCGCGACATGACCGACGCCGCGGGCCGCGCCGGCGTCGCGGTGACCCGTACCGAGGCGGGCACCCGCGAGGAGCTGGTCTTCGACCCGGCCACGTACACCTATCTCGGGCACAACCTCATCGGCGCCGAGTTCGACCTCGACGGCGCGGAGGTGGTCCCCTCGCTGGACAAGGCCAGGCGGATCGGCCAGGTCACCATGATGGCTTCGGCGCCGAAGCCGGGCGAGGTCATCTACAAGTCCGCGCTGCTGCGGGTCGCCATCGTCGACAAGGCCGGCCAGCGCCCGTAACCGCACCCGGTGATTGCCCCGGCCGCAGGCCGGGGCAATCACCTATAGATCTTTCGGCGAGACGCTCGAACCCGGTTCAGGATCGTTCGCCGGCGAAGATGCCATGGGCGACGAGTAGGCGTTCGGGTTCGTCGGTGCCCACCGTCATCGCGGGAAGCTCCTCCACGGCCTCAAGGGCCGACCGGCATCGGGCCGTACGGGGTCCGGCCGCAGGGGATCCGGGCCTGTGCTATCGGCTGGGATCGCCAGGTTGGCGACGATCAGGATTCCTAGCCTGGCGCTGCCGGCGGCGTTCGTCGCGGTCGGCTTGCCCTGCCGGTAGGCGACCGCGGTGCGGGCGTGTCAGGACGTGTAGAAGAACCCGTACAGGAAGGCGGCGACGACCACAACGAAGGTGACGGCGGCGGAGGCGAGGAGGGCGGTCACCAGCCTCCGTGGCCGGATGACGATCGACTCGCCGGATTTGGTCTGGCCGAGACGGATCGGTTCTTGGTCGTGCGACGGCAGCATCATGGGCTCCACAGGTGAGGCGTCCCCTTAGTCTCGCCTGTCGATCTTTGGCGGTTGACAGTGGGTGGCTGGTGCCGGCCGTTCAGATCACAGATCAGCTGCGTTCCGCGCACCAGCAGCGCAGCCGATAGAGATGGTCGAGAGCACGGATCATTCCCGTCGGCTGATCAGGGTGAGGTCGACCCGGCTCAGTGCTTCACGCGGGTCGGTGGCGCCGGAGGTCGACCTGCTTCTTGATCAGCAGGAGCGGTGCTGCGCCGCGCTCAGTGCGCGACCGATCCCGTGTTCGCGCCGACTGTCTGGATAGGACCGGTGCGAGAGCCGCTTGTCTGGGCGTTTGAAACGCATGGCTCGACGTATGGCTGAACCTGCCGCGCCGCGGCTGGCCCGCGATGGCGAGTTCCGCGTTGGGCGTTACGGATCGCGGTCTGAGCCTGACCGGAGACCGTGCGGGCGACGAGTGGGGGAAGGAGCGGATTCAGACCGGGCGGTCGCGGTAGGCGCGGACGAGGGGTTCCGGCGGTGTTCCGGCGACGACGCGGTTGCGTCCTTCGCGCTTGGCGGCGTAGAGATTGCGGTCGGCGGCGGACAGGACGGCGGCCAGGCTGGGCGGCGAGATCTCGTTCACGTCGGCCACGCCGATGCTCAGGGTCAGGGGCAGGCCGCCGGTGAGGCCGCGCCAGTCGTGTTCGCTGATGGCCTGCCGGATGCCGTCGAGTTTCGCGGTTGCGAGTGCAACGGGGGTGGCGGGCAAGATCAGCAGGAATTCCTCCCCGCCGAGGCGGGCGACGAACCCCTGCGGGGCGACGGCGGCCAGGCCGGTCTCGAGCAGGTCGGCCACGTGTACGAGCACCTTGTCCCCGGTGTCGTGGGACAGCTCGTCGTTGATTCGCTTGAAGTGGTCGATGTCGGTGATCGCCACCGCCGGAGCAGGGTCCGCGACGAGCAGGGACGGCAGGTTTTCGTCGATGTAGCGGCGATTTCGCAGGCCGGTCAGGGGATCGCGGCGGGCTTCCTCGCGGAAACGCTCAGCCTCCTGGAGGGCCTCGGTGGTTTCAAACATCGCATACCGGCTCTGCGCCTGGGCCTCCCCCTGCCGGGAGCGGAGGCTTTCCTGGGCGGAGAAGCACTCCTTCTGCGCGGCGAACGCCTGCGCGTAGTCACCGCGCGCAGCGTGCAACTCGGCCTGCTCCTCGTGTACCCGGACCATGATCTGGTGCAGTTCGCGCTGTTGGCAGAGAGCGCGCGACGCGTCCAGGCTGGCCTGGGCTCGGCCGGTCGCGCCCAGGCCGCGCTGCGCGCCGGCCAGAGTGAGCAGAAATTCGGCCATGTCGTCGGCGTCGTCGCTGAACCCGGCCTCGTAGCGGGCGATGCACAACTGCATCGTCTGCTCGGCTTGGGCGTACTCGCCGTTCGCGATCTGGATCGAGCCGATCGTGTCCAGCTCCGTCGGGTCGAGCTCGACGCCGTGCGCATCGGCGTGCTCCATCAGCCGGCGGGCCACGTCCTGAGCCCGCGGGAAGTCGCCGGCGGTGTACTCGGCGTAAGCCCAGTTGTTGAGCACGATACCCAGCCGGTCCCACTGCTGTGTTTCCCCGGCCAGCACCTCGACCTGGCGGAAGCGCAGCCGGGCCGCGTCGATCGCGCCGCTGCGAGCGAGCGCGTCGGCCAGCTTGGTCTGGTGTCGGATCTGCACGTACGGGCTGGCGGTTTCATCGAGCAGCTCGACCGCGCTCAGCGAGTGATCCAGGCTCTTGGCCTCATCACCGGAAAGCCGGGCGAGGTTCGCGCAGGCGAGATGGGTCCGGGCCTGGAGGAGGCGGTCGCCGTGCCGGGCGGCCCATGCGTGGATGCCATAAATCTCCCGGGCACCCCCGGCGATGTCTCCGCCGCGCAGGAGCAGGTTGGCTCGGCAGAGTCGAGCACGCGCTACGAGCGTCTCGTCGCCGAGTGCCATGGCCTGCTGTTCGAGATCGGCTGCGGCGCGGGAGCCGGCCTCGGCGTCCCGGATGACCTCGTCTTCGATCGCCAGCAGGGCAGCCGAGACTTCCGCTGCGCTCATCGCACTGCCGTCCAACGTTGCACCTCCAGCCGTCTCATCGGCCAGAGCGGCGCCACGCTGAAGCAATCCGGCGGCCGACGAACGCGGGCCGCCGGCGGTAGTCGTCGAGCGCTTCGTGAATTGCGGTGGATCGGCGGAGATGCCGACTGCTCAGAAGCGGCCTACAAGACTGACAGCCACCGCGCATTGCGCTGCCCCAAACGCACCGAGGCCCGCCCCTGGAGGAGGCGGATAGCGCCTGCGAACGTGCAGGTGCCGCATCCGTACAGGGGCGGGCTCGGCTTAGGCACATCGCGGTAAACCACCAACCACCCCGTCTCACTCCGGGCTGCCCCTTGATGGGGTTGTCCTTCACTGTCATCATCGGCCGCAGGCGGCAGGTTCTGAGGAAACACCTCCGTCTTTCGCTCCCGCACCGGCTGGACCGGTGACCCGTTCAGGAGCGTTCGAGGCGGCGCGCCAGATGGCGCCCGGTCGCGCTGTCCCCGGCCTCGGCGATCGTGGCGGGAGGGCCGGTCGCGACGACCTGGCCGCCCGCGTCCCCACCGCCCGGGCCGAGGTCGATGACCCAGTCGGCGCCGGCGATCGTGTCCAGGTCGTGCTCGACCAGGACGACGGTGTTGCCGGCGTCGACGAGCCGGTGCAGTTGCCGCAGCAGCAGCGCGATGTCCGCGGGGTGCAGCCCCGCGGTCGGCTCGTCGAGCAGGTAGAGCGCGTGGCCGCGACGGGCCCGCTGCAACTCGGTGGCGAGCTTGATGCGCTGGGCCTCGCCACCGCTGAGCTCGGTCGCCGGCTGGCCCAGCCGCAGGTAGCCCAGTCCCACCTCCCTTAGCGTCTCGAGGCTCCGGGAGGCGGCCGGGACGTCGGCGAGGAACTTGGCGGCGTCGTCGACGGACATCGCCAGCACATCCGCGATGTTCTTGCCGCGGTAGGTCACCTCCAGCGTCTGCGCGTGGTACCGCGCGCCGTGGCAGGCCGGGCACGGCGCGTAGGTCCCGGGCAGGAACAGCAGTTCGACCGCGACGAAGCCCTCGCCCTGGCAGGTCTCGCACCGCCCCTCCGCGACGTTGAAGGAGAACCTCCCGGCCGCGTACCCGCGCGCCCGCGCCTCGTCCGTCGCCGCGTACAGCTTGCGGACCGCGTCGAACATCCCGGTGTACGTGGCCAGATTGGACCGGGGGGTGCGGCCGATGGGCCGCTGGTCGACCCGGACCAGCCGGTCGAACGAGTCGAGCCCCGCCGCGTCCCGCACGTCGACGTCGAGCTCCGCCTCGTCGGGCTCGTCGCTCGCCAGCCCGAGGTGGCCGCGCACGACCTCGGCGAGCACCTGCGTGACCAGCGTCGACTTCCCGGAACCGGACACACCGGTCACCGCGGTCAGCACCCGCAGCGGCACGTCGACGGACACGCCGTGCAGGTTGTGGCGGGAGACGCCGCGCAGGTGCAGCCAGCCCTGGGGCGTACGCGGGCGATGGTCGAGCGGCTCGGCACGGCCGAACAGGTACCGGCTGGTGGCCGACTCCTCGACCTGTTCGAGGCCGGGGACCGGACCGCTGTAAAGCACGCGTCCGCCGCTCTCGCCCGCGCCGGGGCCGATGTCGACCACCCAGTCCGCCCGCCGGACCACGTCCATGTCGTGCTCCACGACGAACAGCGAGTTGCCCGCCGCCTTCAGCCGGTCCAGCACGTCCAGCAGCGGCTCCGCGTCGGCCGGGTGCAGGCCCGCGGAGGGCTCGTCGAGCACGTAGACGACCCCGAACAGCCCCGAACGCAACTGGGTGGCGATACGCAGGCGCTGCGCCTCGCCGGGCGACAGCGTCGTCGAGCGGCGCCCGAGGCTGAGATACCCCAGGCCGAGGTCGAGCAGCACCTCGACGCGCGCGACCAGGTCGGCGCAGAGTCGGACCGCGACCTCGGTCGTCTCCCCGGACCGGGCGGTCGGCGTGGCAGCCCCGGCCCCGGACAACCCGGCGGCGGGCCGCAGGAGCGTCACGACGGCGGCGAGGGGCATCGCGTTGACGTCGGCGATGGTACGGCCGGCGAAGGTCACCGCGAGCGCCTCCGGGCGCAGGCCGCTGCCGTGGCACGCCGGGCAGGGCACGCTCCGGACGAACCGCATCGCCCGCTCGCGCATCCGGTCGCTCTTGGAGTCGGCGAGCACGTGCATGACATGCCGGCGGGCGCTCCAGAACTTCCCGTAGTAGCCGCTATCGATGCGGTCACGCTCGGGCGCGACGAGGACGGACGGCTGCTCGTCGGTGTAGAGCAGCCAGTCCCGTTCCTTCTTCCTGAGCTTGCGCCACGGTCTGTCGATGTCGATACCCAGGCCGTTCACGACGCTGCGCAGGTTGGCGCCCTGCCAGGCGCCCGGCCAGGCCGCGATGGCGCCGTCGCGGATGCTCAGCGACGGGTCCGGGACGAGCAGGTCCTCGGCGACGTCGTGCACGACGCCCAGTCCGTGACACCGTGGGCAGGCGCCGGCCGCGGTGTTGGGGGAGAACGCCTCGGCCTCCAGCCGCGGTGCGTCCGGCGGGTAGGTTCCGGCGCGCGAGTAGAGCATCCGCAGCAGGTTGGACAGCGTGGTGATGGTGCCGACCGTCGACCGCGAACTGGGTGCCCCGCGACGCTGTTGCAGGGCCACGGCCGGGGGCAGGCCGGTGATCTCCTGCACGTGCGGCGCACCGACCTGCTGCAACAGCCGGCGGGCGTACGGCGCGACGGACTCGAAGTACCGGCGCTGCGCCTCGGCGTAGAGCGTGCCGAAGGCCAGCGAGGACTTGCCCGAACCGGAGACGCCGGTGAAGGCGACCATGGCATCGCGGGGAATGTCGACGTCGACGTTCCGAAG belongs to Amorphoplanes digitatis and includes:
- the trxA gene encoding thioredoxin, producing MNSKVIECPNCGRKNRVPAAAEGIPQCGNCHKPLPWMAEAGDDDFGDVAERANILVLVDMWATWCGPCRQVSPALEQVARDLAGKVKLVKVDVDKAPKVSERFTIQAVPTLILMRGGKVVARRAGAAPASALRSWTDEVLRSAA
- a CDS encoding RNA polymerase sigma factor, giving the protein MAAVGQAAAETNADTDAAVIRASLADPDRFAAIYDRYAAMLYRYAYQRVGPEIADDVVAETFLAAFRGRASYDLDRQDARPWLFGIVTRELAAHHRRERARYRAMARSTHETVQDGPADQVAARVVADAARGPLAAALAELAPGDRDVLLLVAWGQLSYDEVADSLNIPQGTVGSRLSRARRRVRSALRGFDPTMITEENHEV
- a CDS encoding NAD(P)-dependent alcohol dehydrogenase, with protein sequence MRAVVYDRYGPPDVLRMEEVPTPSPVAGQVLVKVAATSVNLSDWETLRGTPLYSRIGGLRTPARRILGSDIAGRVEAVGPEVTRFRPGDEVYADNLALKGGFAEYAIVPEPALARKPEALTFAEASTIPQAGVIAWQGTAGAGAGHRVLINGAGGGSGAFAIQLARRLGARVTGVDNAAKLDFMRSVGADEVIDYRSEDFTRGGPYDLVLDLVAHRSVFAYRRALARGGRYRCVGGSVSALLRVLTVGTVAGRLTGRRLGVLAVKQGPAHFAPVAELCAAGELAIHIGRTVGLDEVPAALADVGEGRALGKVVVTVN
- the clpB gene encoding ATP-dependent chaperone ClpB — translated: MDLNRLTQKSQDALHDAQTKALRFGHTEIDVEHLLLALIEQPEGLVPRLLSATGVDPDKLREQVEAELERRPRVSGPGAAPGQVFVTQRLSRLFDAAEREAKRLKDEYVSVEHLVIAMLQEGRGSTAGRLLSDAGLTRDGFLQELTKIRGNQRVTSAMPEVAYEALAKYGRDLVADAAAGTMDPVIGRDGEIRRVIQILSRKSKNNPVLIGEPGVGKTAIVEGLAQRITNGDVPEGLRDKVVFALDMSSLVAGAKYRGEFEERLKAVLSEVKAAEGRILLFIDELHTIVGAGGGSEGAMDAGNMLKPMLARGELHMIGATTLDEYRKHIEKDAALERRFQPVLVEEPTEEDAVSILRGLRERLEVFHGVKIQDAALVAAVVLSRRYISDRFLPDKAIDLVDEACAMLRTEIDSMPAELDELTRRLTRLEIEEAALSKEEDSASLARLDQLRKELADLRAEVDALRAQWDAERQALRRVQELRREIEQIRHEAEQAERNYDLNRAAELRHGRLPELERRLQAEEQRLAAKQSGKRLLREVVTEAEIAGIVSRWTGIPVSRLTEGERQKLLGLDQILHERVVGQDEAVQLVTDAIIRARSGIKNPRRPIGSFIFLGPTGVGKTELARTLAAALFDTEDNMVRIDMSEYQERHTVSRLVGAPPGYVGYEEGGQLTEAVRRKPYSVVLFDEIEKAHADVFNTLLQVLDDGRLTDAQGRTVDFRNTVIIMTSNIGSQYLLEGISDAGEIKPEGRELVMGELRRHFRPEFLNRVDDIVLFKPLTQPEIERIVDLMFNELRKQLSERRMTLEVTDEAQRFIARQGFDPVYGARPLRRFIAREVETRIGRALLAGDARDGAVIRVDVIDGELTVTYENSPAE
- a CDS encoding CU044_5270 family protein, which codes for MKSDLSILEDFGASLAPPQDRPPAEVRHRVMNGMRVPARRPRLLPSMRGVRLAWRIGTPAVAAAALVVALVAGHLPDDNTRGRPAPPVAARPDAVPQAQPDAGQVLLLAARHTAETPALDARPNQFLFIDAVEVESTVDLNENRDGKIVSGKRTVSGPLRTRTWLSVDGTRDGLVVRGSDRTHLDGCKNGRQAETIDRPETTPKIACTPEPAYRPGRIPTDPDRLFAYVYEIARDQPAWVSIGARTDRKPRGFVRLSDDQRAFSQIAEILYKNHSPAVQEAAFRVAGRIPGVQVRRDMTDAAGRAGVAVTRTEAGTREELVFDPATYTYLGHNLIGAEFDLDGAEVVPSLDKARRIGQVTMMASAPKPGEVIYKSALLRVAIVDKAGQRP
- a CDS encoding FAD-dependent oxidoreductase, which encodes MNPNEERLSETPDVAGAYPRLSDEQIEMLSRRAEKRPVQRGDVLVAEGQRDRDFLVVLSGKVAVIEGYGTPKDRMVRVHGPRRFLDELGLLTGQPSFVSMVAQEPGEVLAVPLRELHEVVREEPDLGDLILRSFLARRELLIGSITGIKIVGSRFSPDTRRLCELAARNRVPHTWIDLEEDPGAEKLLRRLSISANDTPVVIWRDRVLRNPSNAELAQVAGLRRSCQDEARCDVVVVGAGPAGLAAAVYSASEGLSTIVLDAVATGGQAGTSSRIENYLGFPAGISGADLADRAVVQAKKFGADLNVPAEAVRLEWDESDQIVHLDDGAQLRSRTVVIATGARYRKLDVPRLAEFEGTSVYYAATFMEAVFCERQPVSIVGGGNSAGQATVFLSQHAAQVRLIIRHDDLNRDMSRYLVDQIERRPNVEVLRHTEVTELIGDDGRLQALGVRDTGTGERYEVPTTLLFPFIGAQPCTGWLASSVALDERGYVLTGAQVRTDAPQPVMLETSRPGVLAVGDVRSGSIKRVASAVGEGSMAVRLIHDHLARFGDAASLAGTPGTE